The proteins below come from a single Haemorhous mexicanus isolate bHaeMex1 chromosome 20, bHaeMex1.pri, whole genome shotgun sequence genomic window:
- the CACNG1 gene encoding voltage-dependent calcium channel gamma-1 subunit, protein MDESKPLKVRLTFSVILVGISLLFAAVVTDHWAVLSPSLEENTTTCEAAHFGLWRLCTKRIFLQEPGPKEKSCGPISLPGDHNCSYFKHFTPGEISAIFEVTTQKEYSISAAAIAIFSVGFAIIGTICVLLSFRKKRDYLLKPASMFYTFAGLCIIISVEVMRQSVKRMIDSKETAWIKYSYSWSFACACAAFVLLFVCGIALLLIALPRFPQNPWETCMDAEPEH, encoded by the exons ATGGACGAGAGCAAACCCCTGAAGGTGCGCCTGACGTTCTCGGTCATCCTGGTGGGCATCTCGCTGCTCTTCGCGGCCGTGGTGACTGACCACTGGGCcgtgctcagccccagcctggaggaaaaCACCACCACCTGCGAGGCGGCGCATTTCGGGCTCTGGAGACTCTGCACCAAGCggattttcctgcaggagccaggtCCCAAAGAGAAGAGCTGCGGGCCCATCAGCCTGCCAGGAG accACAACTGCTCCTACTTCAAGCACTTTACTCCAGGAGAGATCTCAGCGATATTTGAAGTAACCACCCAGAAAG AATACAGCATCTCAGCTGCAGCCATTGCCATCTTCAGCGTTGGCTTTGCCATCATCGGGACGATCTGTGTGCTCCTGTCCTTCAGGAAGAAGAGGGATTATCTGCTGAAGCCAGCATCCATGTTCTACACCTTTGCAG GTCTCTGCATCATCATCTCTGTAGAAGTCATGAGACAATCCGTGAAGAGGATGATTGACAGCAAGGAGACAGCCTGGATCAAGTACAGTTACTCCTGGTCCTTCGCCTGTGCCTGCGCCGCCTTCGTGCTGCTCTTCGTCTGCGGCATCGCCCTCCTCCTCATCGCGCTGCCCCGCTTCCCCCAGAACCCCTGGGAGACCTGCATGGACGCAGAGCCCGAGCACTGA